Proteins from a genomic interval of Aureimonas sp. AU20:
- the hisS gene encoding histidine--tRNA ligase, which yields MAPKKPSRVKARQPRGFVDRTSADLLAQERMLATIRRVYETYGFEPVETPFFEYTDALGKFLPDSDRPNEGVFSLQDDDEEWLSLRYDLTAPLARHVAENFEDLPKPYRSYRAGYVFRNEKPGPGRFRQFMQFDADIVGAPNVSADAEMAMMMADTMEALGIERGQYVIRVNNRKVLDGILDAIGLEGDAPRRLTVLRALDKFDKFGAPGVRLLLGPGRLDESGGKGDFTKGAELPEEAIERVLRIFALSDATGEARLEAVREAFGGQPTVDEGLAELAQIRDFAVGAGYDDQRVLIDPSVVRGLEYYTGPVFEAELLFDVVNEKGQKVQFGSVGGGGRYDGLVSRFMSTPVPATGFSIGVSRLQTALKNLGRLGNAALPGPVVVTVMDRDRMADYQRMATLLRRELNGEGQPRVPVEVFQGNPKQFGKQLQYADRRGAPVVVIQGGDEKAAGKVQVKDLVEGKRVAAGIEDNAEWREARAGQELVDESDLVEAVRRILARQASETL from the coding sequence ATGGCCCCCAAGAAGCCCTCCCGCGTGAAGGCGCGCCAGCCGCGCGGCTTCGTGGATCGCACGTCCGCCGATCTCCTGGCGCAGGAGCGCATGCTCGCTACGATCCGCCGCGTCTACGAGACCTATGGTTTCGAGCCGGTGGAGACGCCGTTCTTCGAATACACCGACGCGCTCGGCAAGTTCCTGCCCGACTCGGATCGGCCCAACGAGGGCGTCTTCTCCTTGCAGGACGACGACGAGGAATGGCTGTCGCTGCGCTACGACCTGACGGCGCCGCTCGCCCGCCATGTCGCCGAGAATTTCGAGGATCTGCCCAAGCCCTATCGCTCCTACCGGGCGGGCTACGTCTTCCGCAACGAGAAGCCCGGCCCCGGCCGCTTCCGCCAGTTCATGCAGTTCGACGCCGACATCGTGGGCGCGCCCAACGTCTCGGCCGATGCCGAGATGGCCATGATGATGGCCGACACGATGGAGGCGCTCGGCATCGAGCGCGGCCAGTATGTGATCCGGGTGAACAACCGCAAGGTGTTGGACGGCATTCTCGACGCGATCGGCCTGGAAGGCGACGCGCCTCGCCGGCTGACCGTGCTGCGCGCGCTCGACAAGTTCGACAAGTTCGGCGCGCCCGGCGTGCGCCTCCTGCTTGGCCCCGGCCGCTTGGACGAGAGCGGCGGCAAGGGCGACTTCACCAAGGGCGCCGAGCTGCCCGAGGAGGCGATCGAGCGTGTCCTGCGCATCTTCGCGCTGTCGGACGCGACCGGCGAGGCGCGCCTCGAAGCGGTGCGCGAGGCCTTCGGCGGCCAGCCGACCGTGGACGAAGGTCTGGCCGAGCTCGCGCAGATCCGCGATTTCGCGGTCGGCGCCGGCTATGACGATCAGCGCGTCCTAATCGACCCGTCCGTCGTGCGCGGCCTCGAATATTACACCGGTCCAGTCTTCGAAGCCGAACTCCTGTTCGACGTCGTCAACGAGAAGGGCCAGAAGGTGCAGTTCGGCTCGGTCGGCGGCGGCGGGCGCTATGACGGGCTGGTGTCGCGCTTCATGTCGACGCCGGTTCCCGCCACGGGCTTCTCGATCGGCGTCTCGCGCCTCCAGACCGCGCTCAAGAATCTCGGCCGTCTTGGCAATGCCGCGCTGCCCGGCCCGGTCGTCGTCACCGTGATGGACCGGGACCGCATGGCCGACTACCAGCGGATGGCGACGCTTCTGCGCCGCGAACTGAACGGCGAGGGCCAGCCGCGCGTGCCGGTCGAGGTGTTCCAGGGCAATCCCAAGCAGTTCGGCAAGCAGCTTCAATATGCCGACCGGCGCGGCGCGCCCGTCGTCGTCATCCAGGGCGGCGACGAGAAGGCGGCCGGCAAGGTGCAGGTGAAGGACCTCGTGGAAGGCAAGCGCGTTGCCGCCGGGATCGAGGACAATGCCGAATGGCGCGAAGCGCGCGCGGGGCAGGAACTGGTGGACGAGAGCGATCTAGTCGAGGCCGTCCGGCGCATTCTGGCGCGTCAGGCGTCCGAGACGCTGTGA
- the groES gene encoding co-chaperone GroES: protein MANVNFRPLHDRVVVRRVESESKTAGGIIIPDTAKEKPQEGEIVAVGAGARDETGKVNPLEVKAGDRILFGKWSGTEIKLGGEDLLIMKESDILGIVG from the coding sequence ATGGCCAACGTGAACTTCCGCCCTCTGCATGATCGAGTCGTGGTGCGGCGCGTCGAGTCCGAGAGCAAGACGGCCGGCGGCATCATCATCCCGGACACCGCGAAGGAAAAGCCGCAGGAAGGCGAGATCGTCGCCGTCGGCGCCGGCGCGCGCGACGAGACCGGCAAGGTCAACCCGCTCGAGGTCAAGGCCGGCGACCGCATCCTGTTCGGCAAGTGGTCGGGCACCGAGATCAAGCTCGGCGGCGAAGACCTGCTCATCATGAAGGAATCCGACATCCTCGGGATCGTCGGCTGA
- a CDS encoding DoxX family protein, with product MNSGLLLLARILLSILFIVSGFGKLAGAAGFAGYLGNLGLPGGVALAYLVGALEFFGGLAILVGFQVRIVASVLAVFCVATALVAHLGPDQSTQLMKNLGLCGGFLALATAGAGAYSIDARSRRV from the coding sequence ATGAACTCCGGTCTGCTTCTTCTCGCCCGCATTCTCCTGTCGATTCTCTTCATCGTGTCCGGCTTCGGCAAGCTGGCCGGCGCGGCTGGCTTTGCCGGCTATCTCGGCAATCTCGGCCTGCCCGGCGGTGTGGCGCTGGCCTATCTCGTCGGCGCGCTGGAGTTCTTCGGCGGCCTCGCCATCCTCGTCGGCTTCCAGGTTCGGATCGTCGCTTCGGTTCTCGCCGTGTTCTGCGTGGCGACCGCGCTCGTCGCCCATCTCGGCCCAGACCAGTCGACCCAGCTGATGAAGAATCTCGGCCTGTGCGGCGGCTTCCTGGCGCTCGCGACCGCTGGCGCCGGTGCCTATTCGATCGACGCGCGCTCGCGCCGCGTCTGA
- a CDS encoding sulfite exporter TauE/SafE family protein: MSEFLIFFFVGALAQLVDGALGMAYGVISSTVLMSFGVPPSVASASVHTAELFTTAASGTAHIANRNIDWKLFWRLVPFGVLGAVLGTYVLTSIDSSSIRPFVAAYLAVIGVMLTLRSFRKLPRAQTPMGLVPPLGAAGGFLDSVGGGGWGPIVTSGLLGAGGQPRYVIGTVNAAEFLITLSVSLSFLVALLTGHWEEAGDLTDHALSVLGLIAGGVLAAPLAGYAVKRIPERLLLRIVGLLICALALQQLYGILSKM, from the coding sequence ATGAGCGAATTTCTCATCTTCTTCTTCGTCGGCGCGCTGGCGCAGCTCGTCGACGGCGCGCTCGGCATGGCCTATGGCGTCATTTCCTCCACGGTTCTCATGAGCTTCGGCGTACCGCCGTCGGTCGCCTCCGCGTCCGTCCACACGGCCGAGCTTTTCACCACGGCCGCCTCGGGCACGGCCCATATCGCCAATCGCAATATCGACTGGAAGCTGTTCTGGCGCCTCGTCCCCTTCGGCGTCCTCGGCGCGGTGCTCGGCACCTATGTCCTCACCTCGATCGACAGTTCCTCGATCCGCCCCTTCGTCGCGGCCTATCTCGCGGTAATCGGCGTGATGCTGACGCTGCGCTCCTTCCGCAAGCTGCCGCGCGCCCAAACGCCGATGGGGCTGGTGCCGCCTCTGGGTGCGGCCGGCGGCTTTCTCGATTCGGTTGGCGGTGGCGGATGGGGGCCGATCGTCACCTCCGGCCTGCTCGGGGCCGGCGGCCAGCCGCGCTATGTCATCGGCACGGTGAACGCGGCCGAGTTCCTGATCACGCTCTCGGTCTCGCTGTCCTTTCTCGTCGCGCTGCTGACAGGGCATTGGGAAGAAGCGGGGGATCTCACCGACCACGCCCTGTCGGTTCTCGGCCTGATCGCGGGCGGCGTTCTGGCGGCGCCGCTCGCCGGCTATGCCGTGAAGCGCATCCCCGAGCGCCTGCTCCTGCGCATCGTCGGACTGTTGATCTGCGCGCTGGCGCTGCAGCAGCTCTATGGAATCCTTTCCAAAATGTAA
- a CDS encoding CsbD family protein codes for MVDKNEISGGAKEVGGKIKEGVGKLVGNERLQAEGMADQVEGKTEKNYGKVKDAVKDQVGAKH; via the coding sequence ATGGTCGACAAGAACGAAATTTCTGGTGGCGCCAAGGAAGTCGGTGGCAAGATCAAGGAAGGCGTCGGCAAGCTCGTCGGTAATGAACGTCTCCAGGCCGAAGGCATGGCGGATCAGGTCGAGGGCAAGACCGAGAAGAACTACGGCAAGGTCAAGGACGCCGTGAAGGATCAGGTCGGCGCCAAGCACTGA
- the hisG gene encoding ATP phosphoribosyltransferase → MTLTLAIPSKGRLKDQCVASLAKACILVHASEDARSYRTRVEGAEGLEVLLLSASEIARELRDGAIDLGVTGEDLLRETMTDFDERGRIVSRLGFGHADVVVAVPDSWLDVETMEDLGDVAAGYRAAHGRRLRIATKYWRLTQGFFTKSHGIQSYRIVESLGATEGAPAAGSADIIVDITSTGSTLTANHLRILKDGTILRSEACLALAAKPRSADDDARLAALLPRFEG, encoded by the coding sequence ATGACGCTGACCCTCGCCATTCCGTCCAAGGGCCGGCTCAAGGACCAGTGCGTGGCCTCTCTCGCCAAAGCCTGCATTCTCGTCCACGCCAGCGAGGACGCGCGCTCCTATCGCACCCGCGTCGAGGGCGCCGAGGGGCTGGAGGTTCTGCTTCTTTCGGCCTCCGAGATCGCGCGCGAGCTGCGCGACGGGGCGATCGACCTCGGCGTGACGGGCGAGGACCTGCTGCGTGAGACCATGACCGATTTCGACGAGCGCGGCCGCATCGTCTCACGACTCGGCTTCGGCCATGCCGACGTGGTGGTGGCCGTGCCCGACAGCTGGCTCGACGTCGAGACGATGGAGGATCTGGGCGACGTCGCCGCCGGCTATCGCGCCGCGCATGGGCGGCGCCTTCGCATCGCCACCAAATATTGGCGCCTGACGCAGGGCTTCTTCACCAAGAGCCACGGCATCCAAAGCTATCGCATCGTGGAAAGCCTCGGTGCCACCGAAGGCGCGCCGGCCGCCGGCTCCGCCGACATCATCGTGGACATCACGTCCACCGGCTCGACATTGACGGCCAACCATCTGCGCATCCTGAAGGACGGCACGATCCTTCGCTCGGAAGCCTGTCTCGCTCTGGCGGCCAAGCCGCGCAGCGCGGACGATGATGCGCGGCTCGCGGCGCTCCTGCCGCGCTTCGAAGGCTGA
- a CDS encoding ATP phosphoribosyltransferase regulatory subunit, with product MSRLFPASESGTPFDGALARFFVSVGASLVSTPLLQRAEPYLDTAGEDLRRRIFLTRGEGGETLCLRPDFTIPVCLAHIAGEAGLPRRYAYNGPVFRQRRGEPAEFRQAGIENLGDGDRAEADAATLAEALTALAACGLNDPGTLDITIGDQGLFEAVLKALDLPAGWQRRLIRTFGQNDLLARALETLASDRSGDVAGIDADALTLARDGRLPELEALVAERMGAAGLPPNRSRSAAEIAARLAEKVRLSDTRLRGAALERLRAFLSLDCPVSEACERLRALSSEHGLDLAGALAFFEARAEALSRAGVDLSTLRYRAAFGRTLDYYTGFVFEIARPGFAGPLTGGGRYDRLVSYLGAREPIPAVGFALYLDRLSLTQEGARP from the coding sequence ATGAGCCGGCTGTTTCCGGCGTCCGAGAGCGGCACGCCCTTCGACGGCGCGCTGGCGCGATTTTTCGTCTCGGTCGGCGCGTCGCTGGTGTCGACGCCGCTCCTGCAACGCGCCGAGCCCTATCTCGACACGGCCGGCGAGGATCTGCGCCGGCGCATCTTCCTGACGCGCGGCGAGGGCGGCGAGACGCTGTGCCTGCGCCCCGACTTCACCATTCCGGTCTGCCTTGCCCATATAGCAGGCGAGGCCGGCCTGCCGCGCCGCTACGCCTATAACGGCCCCGTGTTCCGCCAGCGCCGGGGCGAGCCGGCGGAGTTCCGGCAGGCGGGCATCGAGAATCTGGGCGATGGCGACCGGGCCGAGGCGGATGCTGCGACGCTGGCCGAAGCGCTGACGGCGCTCGCCGCCTGCGGCCTCAACGACCCCGGAACGCTCGACATCACGATCGGCGACCAGGGCCTGTTCGAGGCCGTGTTGAAGGCGCTGGACCTGCCCGCCGGATGGCAGCGCCGCCTGATCCGCACCTTCGGTCAGAACGATCTTCTCGCCCGCGCGCTGGAAACGCTGGCGAGCGACCGCTCCGGCGATGTCGCGGGCATCGACGCAGACGCGCTGACGCTGGCGCGGGACGGGCGCCTGCCCGAACTGGAGGCGCTGGTGGCCGAGCGCATGGGCGCGGCGGGCCTGCCGCCGAATCGCAGCCGCAGCGCCGCCGAGATCGCCGCGCGCCTTGCCGAGAAGGTGCGCCTGTCCGACACGCGCCTGCGCGGCGCGGCGCTGGAGCGGCTGCGCGCCTTCCTATCGCTGGACTGTCCGGTGTCGGAGGCCTGCGAGCGGCTTCGCGCCCTGTCGAGCGAGCACGGGCTGGATCTCGCCGGAGCGCTCGCCTTCTTCGAGGCGCGGGCCGAGGCGCTGTCGCGCGCCGGTGTCGATCTTTCGACGCTGCGCTACCGCGCCGCCTTCGGCCGCACGCTCGACTATTACACCGGCTTCGTTTTCGAGATCGCCCGGCCGGGCTTTGCCGGGCCGCTCACCGGCGGCGGGCGCTACGACCGGCTCGTTTCCTATCTCGGTGCGCGCGAGCCGATCCCCGCCGTGGGCTTCGCGCTTTATCTCGACCGTCTCTCGCTGACGCAGGAAGGCGCGCGCCCATGA
- the groL gene encoding chaperonin GroEL (60 kDa chaperone family; promotes refolding of misfolded polypeptides especially under stressful conditions; forms two stacked rings of heptamers to form a barrel-shaped 14mer; ends can be capped by GroES; misfolded proteins enter the barrel where they are refolded when GroES binds): MAAKEVKFGRDARERMLRGVDILADAVKVTLGPKGRNVVIDKSFGAPRITKDGVSVAKEIELEDKFENMGAQMVREVASKTNDKAGDGTTTATVLAQAIVREGAKAVAAGMNPMDVKRGIDAAVAKVVETLVSSARKIETSDEVAQVGTISANGEKEIGQMIASAMQKVGNEGVITVEEAKTAETELEVVEGMQFDRGYLSPYFVTNAEKMIAELEDAYILLHEKKLSNLQAMLPVLEAVVQSGRPLVIIAEDVEGEALATLVVNKLRGGLKIAAVKAPGFGDRRKAMLEDIAILTGGQVISEDLGIKLESVTLDMLGRAKKVSITKENTTIVDGNGEADGIKARVAQIKQQIEETTSDYDREKLQERLAKLAGGVAVIRVGGSTEVEVKEKKDRVDDALNATRAAVEEGIVPGGGVALLRASNSVDLKGENADQDAGIAIVRKALQAPIRQIVQNAGGEGSIVVGKILDNSSLTYGYNAQTGEYGDMIQAGIVDPVKVVRSALQDAASVAGLLVTTEAMISEAPRKDSGAPSMPGGGGMGGMGGMDF, translated from the coding sequence ATGGCTGCCAAGGAAGTCAAATTCGGTCGTGACGCCCGCGAGCGCATGCTGCGCGGCGTCGACATTCTCGCCGACGCGGTAAAGGTCACGCTCGGCCCCAAGGGCCGCAACGTCGTGATCGACAAGTCGTTCGGCGCGCCTCGCATCACCAAGGACGGCGTGTCCGTCGCCAAGGAGATCGAGCTCGAGGACAAGTTCGAGAACATGGGCGCCCAGATGGTGCGCGAAGTGGCCTCGAAGACCAACGACAAGGCCGGTGACGGCACCACCACCGCGACGGTCCTGGCCCAGGCCATCGTCCGCGAGGGCGCCAAGGCGGTTGCCGCCGGCATGAACCCGATGGACGTCAAGCGCGGCATCGACGCGGCGGTCGCCAAGGTCGTCGAGACGCTCGTCTCCTCCGCCCGCAAGATCGAGACCTCCGACGAGGTCGCGCAGGTCGGTACCATCTCCGCCAATGGCGAGAAGGAAATCGGCCAGATGATCGCCTCGGCGATGCAGAAGGTCGGCAACGAGGGTGTCATCACCGTCGAGGAAGCCAAGACCGCCGAGACCGAGCTCGAAGTCGTCGAAGGCATGCAGTTCGACCGGGGCTACCTCTCGCCCTACTTCGTGACCAATGCCGAGAAGATGATCGCCGAGCTCGAGGATGCCTACATCCTCCTGCACGAGAAGAAGCTCTCCAACCTCCAGGCGATGCTGCCGGTCCTCGAGGCCGTCGTGCAGTCGGGCCGTCCGCTCGTCATCATCGCCGAGGACGTCGAGGGCGAGGCTCTCGCCACGCTCGTGGTCAACAAGCTGCGTGGCGGCCTGAAGATCGCCGCCGTCAAGGCTCCGGGCTTCGGCGACCGCCGCAAGGCCATGCTCGAGGACATCGCGATCCTCACGGGCGGTCAGGTCATCTCCGAAGACCTCGGCATCAAGCTCGAGAGCGTCACGCTCGACATGCTCGGCCGCGCCAAGAAGGTCTCCATCACCAAGGAGAACACCACGATCGTCGACGGCAACGGTGAAGCCGACGGCATCAAGGCGCGCGTCGCCCAGATCAAGCAGCAGATCGAAGAGACCACCTCGGACTACGACCGCGAGAAGCTCCAGGAGCGCCTGGCCAAGCTCGCCGGCGGCGTCGCGGTGATCCGCGTCGGCGGCTCGACGGAAGTCGAAGTCAAGGAAAAGAAGGACCGCGTTGACGACGCGCTCAACGCGACGCGCGCGGCCGTGGAAGAAGGCATCGTCCCCGGCGGCGGCGTCGCTCTCCTGCGCGCTTCCAACTCGGTCGACCTCAAGGGTGAGAACGCCGATCAGGACGCTGGCATCGCCATCGTCCGCAAGGCGCTCCAGGCTCCGATCCGTCAGATCGTCCAGAACGCGGGCGGCGAAGGCTCGATCGTGGTCGGCAAGATCCTCGACAACTCGTCGCTGACCTACGGCTACAACGCCCAGACCGGCGAATACGGCGACATGATCCAGGCCGGCATCGTCGACCCGGTCAAGGTCGTTCGCTCGGCGCTCCAGGACGCGGCCTCGGTCGCCGGCCTGCTCGTCACCACGGAAGCCATGATCTCGGAAGCTCCCCGCAAGGACTCCGGCGCCCCTTCGATGCCGGGCGGCGGCGGCATGGGCGGCATGGGCGGCATGGACTTCTAA
- the fumC gene encoding class II fumarate hydratase, translated as MTSTRRETDSIGAIDVASDRYWGAQTERSLNNFRIGTDKQPIAVIHALATVKKAAARVNRAMGKLDGGIAQTIETAADEVISGKLDDHFPLVVYQTGSGTQTNMNVNEVISNRGIEMLGGEMGSKKPIHPNDHVNMGQSSNDVFPTAIHVAVAIETTKRILPAIDALHASLDAKANEFDHIIKIGRTHTQDATPITLGQEFSGYAAALQLGKIRIEKALYDVFALAQGGTAVGTGLNAPVGFDVKIADEIASLTGLPFRTAENKFEALASHGALAFFHGSLNALATDLFKIANDIRFLGSGPRSGLGELSLPENEPGSSIMPGKVNPTQCEALTMVAAEVFGHETTVTVAASQGHFELNVFKPVIANAVISTIRLLADGMDSFREHCVDGIKANEDRIKDLMQQSLMLVTALAPTIGYDNAANIAKTAHKKGTTLREEALASGLVSGEDYDRIVDPAAMTRPG; from the coding sequence ATGACCAGCACCAGACGCGAGACCGATTCGATCGGCGCGATCGACGTCGCGAGCGACCGCTACTGGGGGGCGCAGACCGAGCGCTCGCTCAACAATTTCCGCATCGGCACCGACAAGCAGCCGATCGCCGTGATCCACGCCCTCGCAACGGTCAAGAAGGCCGCCGCGCGCGTCAACCGTGCCATGGGCAAGCTCGACGGCGGGATCGCCCAGACGATCGAGACGGCGGCCGACGAGGTGATCTCCGGCAAGCTCGACGATCATTTCCCGCTCGTGGTCTACCAGACCGGCTCGGGCACGCAGACCAACATGAACGTCAACGAGGTCATCTCCAACCGCGGCATCGAGATGCTGGGCGGCGAGATGGGCTCCAAGAAGCCGATCCACCCGAACGACCACGTCAATATGGGCCAATCGTCCAACGACGTGTTCCCGACCGCGATCCACGTCGCCGTGGCGATCGAGACCACCAAGCGCATCCTGCCGGCGATCGACGCGCTGCACGCTTCGCTCGACGCCAAGGCGAATGAATTCGACCACATCATCAAGATCGGCCGCACCCACACGCAGGATGCGACGCCGATCACGCTCGGCCAGGAGTTCTCCGGCTACGCCGCAGCGCTCCAGCTCGGCAAGATCCGCATCGAGAAGGCGCTCTACGACGTCTTCGCGCTGGCCCAGGGCGGCACGGCGGTCGGCACCGGCCTCAACGCCCCGGTCGGCTTCGACGTGAAGATCGCCGACGAGATCGCCTCGCTCACCGGCCTGCCCTTCCGCACCGCCGAGAACAAGTTCGAGGCGCTGGCCTCGCACGGTGCGCTGGCCTTCTTCCACGGCTCGCTCAACGCGCTCGCTACCGATCTCTTCAAGATCGCCAACGACATCCGCTTCCTCGGCTCCGGCCCGCGCTCCGGCCTGGGCGAACTCTCGCTGCCCGAGAACGAGCCGGGCTCCTCGATCATGCCGGGCAAGGTCAACCCGACCCAGTGCGAAGCGCTGACCATGGTGGCGGCCGAGGTGTTCGGCCACGAGACGACCGTGACGGTCGCGGCCTCTCAGGGCCATTTCGAGCTGAACGTCTTCAAGCCGGTGATTGCCAACGCGGTGATCTCCACGATCCGCCTGCTGGCGGACGGCATGGACTCGTTCCGCGAGCATTGCGTGGACGGGATCAAGGCCAACGAGGACCGGATCAAGGACCTCATGCAGCAGTCGCTCATGCTGGTGACGGCGCTGGCGCCCACGATCGGCTACGACAACGCCGCCAACATCGCCAAGACCGCGCACAAGAAGGGCACGACCCTGCGCGAGGAGGCCCTCGCCTCCGGTCTGGTCTCGGGCGAAGATTACGACCGGATCGTCGATCCGGCGGCGATGACCCGCCCGGGCTGA